From Clostridium sp. SY8519:
CCCTGCCAAACTCAAACCATTTGTGCTCAATGATACGGGTCCAGGGAGTCTCCCGGTCTGTGTAATTCACTGCCGCGTTTCCCTGGAAATTGGGCTGATCCAGCAGTTCATTCTCAAAACGCACCGAACGGTATTCCAGGGCGCCGAGACGGAAATCAAAATACGCGTCAATGGCGCCGGTATATACTACTTTATCCGCCAGCTGATCCAGCTCTTTTTTCTGTTTCAGATAATCTACGCCCAGGCGCACTTCAATATCGCCAATCATATTTGCAACCATTTTGGTATAACCGCCCTTCGGGATTCCCTGATACAGCGCGTTAAAATAATTGTTGTCGAATGTAAAGCGCACCGGCAGACGTTTGATAATAAATGCCGGAAGCTGACTGCATGGACGCCCCCACTGTTTCTCGGTATAGCCTTTGATCAGTTTTTCGTAGATATCGGTGCCCACAAGGCTGATTGCCTGTTCTTCCAGATTCTGCGGGCTGCTGATATCTGCCGCTTTCTTCTGTTCTTCAATTTTATCAGCAGCTTCCTGGGGCGTCACAACGCCCCACATTTTATTAAAGGTGTACATATTAAACGGCAGGCTGTACAGCTCTCCCTTATAATTTGCCACCGGTGAATTGGTAAAACGGTTAAACTCCGCAAACTGCTGCAGATAGTTCCATACCTCGGTATTATTGGTATGAAAAATATGGGCTCCATATTTGTGCACATGAATGCCTTCCACATCTTCCGTGTACACATTGCCGCCGATATTCGGCCGTTTGTCCACCATCAGGACTTTCTTACCCGCTTTTGCCGCTTCATGGGCAAACACTGCGCCATACAATCCGGTTCCTACTACAAGATAATCATACTTCATTGCTGCCTCCTGTGATACCTGTGTTCTACTGTATCCTTCTATATTTCAATTTTTCCAAGTTCTGTCTTCCTGCTTGTCATGGCAGAATATAACGCCGAATCAAAGGGATCTTCCGCAGCAGCCAGGATACAGCCACCACCAGCGCAACAATCAAAAGCGGCAGAACCAGCCGCACAGAAAGTGCCTGAAGATCCGGCTTCAGCTCCCTTGCAATCACCTGCAGTACATACCAGTGCAGCAGATAGATGCAAAAAGAATACTGTCTCATCCAGTCCACGATGCTTCTGCAGATCCGATTTCGCATGGCACGTGTCCCGGCATAGCGAAACAACAAAAAAACACCTGTGCTGTACAGTACTCCGGGTAAATTCAGATATCCCTTATATACCGTACTGATTTTTCCGGTTTCAATCGTAAGAATCTGTGTTCCGCAGATATGCAGCAGCGCACCGACCGCCGCAAGCAGATACAGCAGCAGCCGGACGTTTTTCGGAATCTTGCCGTGACTCAGCAGATAGCCCAGCAGCAGATACATCAGATAGCCGGTGTGCATCCCCAGGGAAAAGAAATCCGGATTCACCGGAATCCCCAGCACCCCAAGAAGGAACGGAATCAGCGTTCCCGTCAGAAACAGGACTGCTGCCAGATAAGAAAACACCCGCATCCGCAGTTCTTCTTTTACCGCTGCCAGCAGAGGGATCGCAAGATACGCCGCAAACAGCGGAATGAAAAACCAGTAAATCGAGATACTCCGTCCGGTCAGAAACAGCTCTGCCACTGCAGCTGCGTCCAGATGTTCCACCGGAAAGCCGCCCAGATAAACCCGATAAAAGAGCAGTCC
This genomic window contains:
- the glf gene encoding UDP-galactopyranose mutase; amino-acid sequence: MKYDYLVVGTGLYGAVFAHEAAKAGKKVLMVDKRPNIGGNVYTEDVEGIHVHKYGAHIFHTNNTEVWNYLQQFAEFNRFTNSPVANYKGELYSLPFNMYTFNKMWGVVTPQEAADKIEEQKKAADISSPQNLEEQAISLVGTDIYEKLIKGYTEKQWGRPCSQLPAFIIKRLPVRFTFDNNYFNALYQGIPKGGYTKMVANMIGDIEVRLGVDYLKQKKELDQLADKVVYTGAIDAYFDFRLGALEYRSVRFENELLDQPNFQGNAAVNYTDRETPWTRIIEHKWFEFGRDDNGEELPKTVISREYSSEWKPGDEPYYPVNDEKNSGLYQKYRKLAEQEKKVIFGGRLGEYRYYDMDAVVASALEMCRKEL
- a CDS encoding acyltransferase, which translates into the protein MKSKREATEYLNLAALASAVAVVYLHVNGCFWKYHPGAGYWKSANLIESLCYFAVPVFFMISGATLLDFFQRYSLRTYGKKRVIKTVLPYIIWSVFGLLFYRVYLGGFPVEHLDAAAVAELFLTGRSISIYWFFIPLFAAYLAIPLLAAVKEELRMRVFSYLAAVLFLTGTLIPFLLGVLGIPVNPDFFSLGMHTGYLMYLLLGYLLSHGKIPKNVRLLLYLLAAVGALLHICGTQILTIETGKISTVYKGYLNLPGVLYSTGVFLLFRYAGTRAMRNRICRSIVDWMRQYSFCIYLLHWYVLQVIARELKPDLQALSVRLVLPLLIVALVVAVSWLLRKIPLIRRYILP